A single Phycisphaerae bacterium DNA region contains:
- a CDS encoding type II toxin-antitoxin system VapC family toxin, translating into MKYLLDTNVSLWYIAGDENLPTAFREIIDRPDSAIHVSVASIWEIAIKYSLKRLDLKPDLETFLRKHVFAGGFHILPVQIEHALRVAGMPFHHRDLFDRLLVAQSLTEGLQLLYTDPSLDSYR; encoded by the coding sequence ATGAAGTATCTTCTGGATACCAACGTGTCGCTCTGGTACATTGCCGGAGATGAGAACCTTCCAACGGCCTTCCGAGAGATTATCGACCGGCCCGATTCCGCCATCCACGTAAGCGTCGCGTCCATTTGGGAGATCGCGATCAAGTACAGCCTCAAGCGCCTTGATCTCAAGCCCGACCTGGAAACATTCTTGCGTAAGCACGTCTTCGCTGGGGGCTTTCACATTCTTCCCGTTCAGATCGAGCATGCCTTGCGGGTCGCTGGTATGCCTTTTCACCACCGAGACCTGTTTGACCGGCTGCTGGTCGCCCAGAGCCTGACGGAAGGGCTGCAGTTGCTTTACACCGATCCGTCACTCGACTCGTACAGGTGA
- a CDS encoding phosphoglycerate kinase, with protein MAKKTVADIDVAGKRVLMRVDFNVPVKNGKVTDDTRIVEAVPTIKNITDRGGRLVLMSHLGRPKGERTPEYSLKPAADVLSALLGKDVRFVDDCIGEKVEKAVTELKDGDVLVLENLRFYKQEEKNDEEFSKKLAKLGDVYVNDAFGTAHRNHASTYGAPMQMTGPKVIGFLIERELKYLDEAVNNPERPFIGIMGGAKVSDKIEAIDNLLTKVDKLLIGGRMAYTLMKAAGRRTGGSWVEEDKLDLARNLLKQAGDKLVLPPDNVCGKELEEGTPTTVCEGGIDDDWKGFDIGPKTIEQYTAEIKNAKTVIWNGPVGAFEIKPFDKGTMAIAHAIADATGKGATSVIGGGDSAAAVQEAGLKDKVTHVSTGGGASLEFMTGKPFDTLEILDRK; from the coding sequence ATGGCCAAGAAAACCGTGGCGGACATCGACGTGGCGGGCAAACGGGTGCTGATGCGGGTGGATTTCAACGTGCCGGTCAAGAACGGCAAGGTCACCGACGACACGCGGATCGTCGAGGCGGTCCCGACCATCAAGAACATCACCGACCGCGGCGGGCGGCTGGTCCTGATGAGCCACCTGGGACGGCCCAAGGGCGAGCGGACGCCGGAATACAGCCTCAAGCCGGCGGCGGACGTCCTGAGCGCCCTGCTGGGCAAGGACGTGCGGTTCGTCGACGACTGCATCGGCGAGAAGGTCGAAAAGGCCGTCACCGAACTCAAGGACGGCGACGTGCTGGTGCTGGAGAACCTGCGGTTCTACAAGCAGGAAGAAAAGAACGACGAGGAATTCTCGAAGAAGCTGGCCAAGCTGGGCGATGTGTACGTCAATGATGCCTTCGGCACCGCCCACCGCAACCACGCCTCGACCTACGGCGCGCCGATGCAGATGACCGGGCCGAAGGTGATCGGCTTCCTGATCGAGCGCGAGCTGAAGTACCTCGACGAAGCGGTCAACAACCCGGAGCGCCCGTTCATCGGGATCATGGGCGGAGCGAAGGTCTCCGACAAGATCGAGGCGATCGACAACCTGCTGACCAAGGTGGACAAGCTGCTGATCGGCGGCCGGATGGCCTACACGCTCATGAAGGCGGCCGGACGGCGAACCGGCGGTTCGTGGGTGGAGGAGGACAAGCTCGACCTGGCCAGGAACCTGCTCAAGCAGGCCGGCGACAAACTCGTCCTGCCGCCGGACAACGTCTGCGGCAAGGAACTCGAGGAAGGCACGCCGACCACCGTCTGCGAAGGCGGGATCGACGATGACTGGAAGGGTTTCGACATCGGCCCCAAGACCATCGAGCAGTACACCGCCGAGATCAAAAACGCCAAGACCGTGATCTGGAACGGCCCGGTCGGCGCGTTCGAGATCAAGCCGTTCGACAAGGGCACCATGGCCATCGCCCACGCCATCGCCGACGCGACCGGCAAGGGCGCCACCAGCGTCATCGGCGGCGGCGACTCGGCCGCGGCCGTCCAGGAGGCCGGACTCAAGGACAAGGTTACCCACGTCTCGACCGGAGGCGGAGCCAGCCTCGAGTTCATGACCGGTAAGCCCTTTGACACCCTCGAAATCCTCGACCGCAAATAA
- the thpR gene encoding RNA 2',3'-cyclic phosphodiesterase → MRTFIAIELDESIKAELQRAQGFFEDLHGKVQWTKPAQMHLTIKFLGEVPEDRIDRLKEVLCENAAKVEPFEFRVEGLGSFPPAGRQLKILWAGVNAPGQLSQLNDLFQQACTEFDCPPEQRRFSPHLTLGRIKDVRNPQAYRQVIIDRGKFSAGLQQVNSITLFRSDLRSEGAVYTRLETARLGHDPG, encoded by the coding sequence ATGCGCACGTTCATCGCCATCGAACTCGACGAGTCGATCAAGGCCGAGCTTCAGCGGGCCCAGGGCTTCTTTGAGGATCTGCACGGCAAGGTTCAGTGGACCAAGCCGGCGCAGATGCACCTGACCATCAAGTTCCTCGGCGAAGTGCCTGAAGACCGGATCGACCGCCTCAAGGAGGTGCTGTGCGAAAACGCAGCCAAGGTCGAACCGTTCGAGTTTCGCGTGGAAGGGCTGGGCTCGTTTCCGCCCGCTGGAAGGCAGCTTAAGATCCTCTGGGCCGGCGTGAACGCGCCGGGGCAACTCTCGCAACTCAACGACCTCTTCCAGCAGGCCTGCACCGAGTTCGACTGCCCGCCGGAACAGCGGCGATTCTCGCCGCACCTGACCCTCGGCCGGATCAAGGACGTCCGCAACCCCCAGGCCTACCGCCAGGTCATCATCGACCGCGGCAAGTTCTCAGCCGGTCTTCAACAGGTCAACAGCATCACGCTGTTTCGAAGCGACCTGCGGTCGGAAGGAGCGGTCTACACCCGCCTGGAGACCGCGAGACTCGGCCACGACCCCGGCTAG
- the gap gene encoding type I glyceraldehyde-3-phosphate dehydrogenase, which translates to MAVKVGINGFGRIGRLAFRAMMREPQAFDVVAINDLSDGQTLAYLLKYDSVHGRFKGEVTGAADTLTVNGKTIKILAEKDPAKLPWKALGVDVVLESTGVFTAKAKDGKAGYDSHLQAGAKKVILSAPAKDEPDATIVLGVNDNALTKDIKTVSNASCTTNCLAPVAKVLHEKFGIVKGLMTTCHAYTNDQRILDLIHKDPRRARAAALSIIPTTTGAARAVGKVIPALAGKLDGMALRVPVSDGSVVDLTVELEKEVTRDEINAAIKEAANGSLKGILEYTEDPIVSSDVVGNPASSVFDALSTATMPKDKGKMVKVISWYDNEWGYSCRTADLIKKLGQMV; encoded by the coding sequence ATGGCAGTGAAAGTAGGGATCAACGGTTTTGGTCGGATCGGCCGCCTGGCCTTCCGGGCGATGATGCGGGAGCCGCAGGCGTTTGACGTGGTGGCGATCAATGACCTCTCGGACGGCCAGACCCTGGCCTACCTGCTCAAGTACGACAGCGTCCACGGGCGATTCAAGGGCGAAGTCACCGGCGCCGCCGACACCCTGACCGTCAACGGCAAGACGATCAAGATCCTGGCTGAGAAGGATCCGGCCAAGCTGCCGTGGAAGGCTCTCGGCGTGGACGTGGTGCTCGAGAGCACCGGCGTCTTCACCGCCAAGGCCAAGGACGGCAAGGCCGGATACGACTCCCACCTCCAAGCGGGCGCCAAGAAGGTGATTCTCTCGGCCCCGGCCAAGGACGAGCCGGACGCGACCATCGTGCTGGGCGTCAACGACAATGCGCTCACCAAAGACATCAAAACCGTCTCCAACGCCTCGTGCACGACCAACTGCCTGGCCCCGGTGGCCAAGGTGCTCCACGAGAAGTTCGGGATCGTCAAGGGCCTGATGACGACCTGCCACGCCTACACCAACGACCAGCGGATCCTGGACCTGATCCACAAGGATCCGCGCCGGGCCCGCGCCGCCGCCCTGAGCATCATCCCGACCACCACCGGCGCCGCCCGCGCGGTCGGCAAGGTCATCCCGGCCCTCGCCGGCAAGCTCGACGGGATGGCCCTCCGCGTGCCGGTCAGCGACGGCTCCGTGGTCGACCTGACCGTCGAACTGGAGAAGGAAGTCACCCGCGACGAAATCAACGCGGCGATCAAAGAGGCCGCCAACGGCAGCCTCAAGGGCATTCTCGAGTACACCGAAGACCCGATCGTCAGCAGCGACGTGGTGGGCAATCCCGCCAGCAGCGTGTTCGACGCCCTCTCGACCGCCACCATGCCCAAGGACAAGGGCAAGATGGTCAAGGTGATCAGTTGGTACGACAACGAGTGGGGTTACTCGTGCCGGACCGCCGACCTGATCAAGAAACTCGGCCAGATGGTGTAG